AGTTGCAGAAAGTATACTGGGGACTTTACCAAATAGTAAGTGCTGGAAGCAGGGCAGCTCTTCGTCCTCACTGGACGTGTCCTCTTCTGAGGACTCTAGTTTCCTGGCCCTTCTTTGGTGACCCTGGGCCAAACGTGTGTGGACTAAGGGACTGGGGCTCCTTCTGAGTTCTTTCGGGACACTTTTGCTAAAAACAGCAGATCTTTCCTTAATGGCACTTTCAGCAAAGCTGTTGTTCTCCTTTACCTTGTCATCATTTAACAGGTCATCTGGGGTCTCAGAACCAACCCGAGAAGCAGGACTACTTCCCAGAGGTTGTTCTAGGTTATCTAAAGTTTGACATGGAGAGAAATCTGCGTTGACCACCTGAACTACTCCTCCAGCTTCCccttgcctttttatttccagATCTTTACAATTACTTAGAGAAAGACTTGGCTTATAGACTTCAGGTTGCATGAGACCTAATCTGAGAATAGCACTTAATTCTGATGCTCTGTTTCTGCCTGGTTCTGCCTGAATATTTTCGCCACTGGAGCCTACTTCATTAGTACTGCAGGAGCTGCCTTCTTTAGCAGTACTTTCTCTAGTTTTATTCTGGCTAATTGTGCTCACTGTACTTTGAATGATGTTCTCATTTCCCACTGCTCTTTCAGCTGACGCTGAATGTTCCTCCAACTTCTCCTCTGACAGGTTTTCCTTACTTACAGTTTTAACAGATGACCTGAAGGGAGAAATGGATGGTATATGATATGGGTTTTGTGAAATgctgtatttattttcaatagtGAGTTTAGTTTCATTGCCTCTAAACTGAGATGACTGACAAGGACTAGAGGTTCCTTTCGGACTATATTTGGCATACTCTCCTGGCTTTTTGTCTTTCTCACAAACCACAGGAAAGCCTGCTGTTGTGTGAGGTGCCTGTACGTGCTTGATACTAAATTCCTTCCCTCCtcgattttcttctttttgtccaCATTCAAGAGTAACCTTTGGACTTTGTTTCCTTGTGGACCCGGAGTGGGCAAAGACGGATGCACATTCCTTTTCTGGATTTCCTGGATTTGAACACAGAGCAAATGATTGGCGCTTTGAAACCTTAAATGTATTCTGTAAATACTGTGTATCGAGTTCACTCTCTTCCATTTCTATGCTTGTCTCCTGAACTTCACATCTCAAGAGATCCTTAACGCCCTCTGTGTCATCAGAACAATCACAGATCAGCTCCTTTGGGTTTCCAAttgctgcacccccacccccacactgatGTGGTGCTGTTTTTGCCTCCCCTGGGGTGTCAGGAGCCAGCAGTGAGACACTCTCCTGAGTGTCACAGTCAGTGTCAGGCACCAGTAAAATATTGGTGCTCTCCATAGACCTGTCAGTTTGCAGACTTCTTCCTCCACTGAATATCAGGTCTCTGAGGCCTTTGGTGCTATTACACACTTGGATGGTTCCTAGGTTCTCTCCTACGTCTTCTCTTTGAAGGTTAGAATCGACAACTTCTTTAAGTTTAGTAGAACTCGAACCACTACTAAAAACACCAGGTATGTTTGTTAAATTTAGTTCTGCAAAAGCTTCACTGgcaagtcttttatttatttggtcattTGACTTGTTACCCTTGTTGGCTCCAGTTGCAGGTTCTTTCCCTTCCATGAGTTGAAGCTTTTTGCTCTGTCTGACTGGTATTtgctcagaattttttttcttcgcCTCCTCACTGCTAGAACAACTATCAATTTGTAGTTCAGTATGAGTAGGTGGGCTTGGATTTTTACTGACTACGAGTTCAAGTGCATAAATATGCCTGGTAGTGGTCTTCTTCCTCGGCTTAGTCTTCTTGGGTGCTTTTGAACCATGGATATTTAATTCTAGTTCCATATTGCTTATGCTGCTGCTTATAGGTTCAGCTTTAGTTCTGCAAGCAGATTCTTTTCCCAGTGATTCTGTTGGGTtagcatttttctctttctgaacacAGTCGCCTTTTGTTTCATTCCCATGACCATTATCAGTAATATCCATCACACGACCATTCTGTTCTATTTGGTCAGTTCCCTCAATTATCTTTTCAGGAGTCTTTTGAACAACTGTCAGATCTACTTTCTTGATAAAATCCTCTGGATGAAGGCCTGGGGTAGTTCTCTTGCGCTTTAGTTTATTTGTGAAGGGACGCTCTTGTGTTATCCAAGGCTCTGGGGCAGATGCTCCTACAGTTAGAGTTTCAGTTATGTGGCTCAAGTTAGGGAGGCTGGCCTTCCTCCGATAGGTCTTCCCAAATATCTTATCTTCGATATTACTTTCTACTGGTTTGGAGTGGACTCTTTCGCTTTCACATATTACAGTACCATGAGGCTCACTGGACAGTGAGGCTATTTCCTCTGGAGAACCAGGATATACACCTCCTTCGTTCAGAACTTCTACCGCATCAGCTACTTCCATATTTGATTCAGGCCTCCCATCATGTGAGCCCTCAGAAGTGAACATTTCATCACGCCTGGAAAACCACTCATTAACTTTCTGTATGCTGCTATTCCGTGCTATCCAAGGAACATCTTGGGAACCTCTAGGACGGTCAGAGGATGGAGATTCTCTTCTCCCACTCAGGAGATCAGCATTCAGAACTACCCTTTTCTCTGTGCTGGGAGTCTGCCTATCATCACATGTTTCTTCACTTTCAGCCCATATGCTCTGCTGGCTCCTTGCTAAGCCAGGCTGCTTGCTTTTATTACAGAATTCAGTCTTTTCTACATTCATCTTGTCTTTAGTGAGCAGTAAACTGCTGTTCTCAGGCTGTAATGAGTTGGCATGAGTACTTGTGCCACGTGGCTCCACATGCAAGTCTGAAACAGAAGTACCCTGATACTTTTCTGGAAGCTTCTCAGGTGCATGCTTCTTCTCAGTGGTGGTCAAATCTTTATTACTGGACTGACAATGTTCAATAGTTGTTATATCCTCAGAAAACTCATAAGCAGCTGTAGGTATACAAAAATAACAGGTGATTAACAACAAATGATCATGGAAAAATACGTACTTAATACAACTTGGGGGTAGAAATGAAGCAACTGGCTATTTTTAGAGAAACTATCTTTTTAAACAACCAAGTATACTGAAAATGTAGCTCAAACTCTTCCACCTAATTCCTAGATTCTCGTTAGTTCCACTCAAGTTAGAATTTAAGTTTCACAATTCTTCCTACTCATAAACCACACCTCCTATTTCTGAACCCGTAACAGTGAGGTAAAAGCAGACCGGGCATCGGACATACTGTGCTGTGTTTTATCTTCAGATTCATACACCCTATGTTTAAGTGCCAATATGCAAAAGACGAAGTATAAACACATAAGTTTAAAGTAAAAGGCAACATCCAGTTACATAGGGTACTATTACAATCACATCAGTCTAGTGCCATCGAAATAGATCAGGCTGTACCATAACATCAGAGAAAGAATGATATTCTACCTCTGCCAAAAGCTGTTGTGAATTAATTTTAAGTGTCCTAAATGGTCTTCAGACTAATCTAATTACAGTAGTGTATCTACCCATTCTCTCTCCAGTATCTATTATGCGGGGAAGACTTGCCATTACCCTTTTTTGCAGAACTCAAGCGGGCTTCAGCCCTGTCTTCTTGAGGAGTGATCTCTAACAGACCGTGATCTCCCACGCTGTAGGGAAAAAACAAAGGCCTTAATGAGAACCACTAGCCATGTGCTCAAAGAGTTGTCAGCTGAGCGAAATCAAGTATTTTAGCTCCTTTAGGCAGGGTGGCAGTGCGCTGATCAATTTAATTCACTTTTTGAAATCTGCTCTTTAGTAACTACTAGTCAAAATGAAAGGGTCAAAGATTGACAAACCCTCACAAAAATCAGAGAGCAAGAATGCAGAACACTGCTTTATGGACAAGCAAATGAGAATCAAAATTTAAATGACAGCCCATTCAAATACAAACAATGACTAAAAGAcaggaaagcaaaaacaaacaaaaaacattccCACAAAACCTAGAAGTTTATCTTAATGAGATTGCAAGAACAGAGATATCTTAAAAAGGGGGCACTGGAATGAAGCAGACAACCCAACACTATGCAAAGAACGCACCCTCCTGCCATTCTGCCTTCTGTACTTCTTTTCAGGCTAAAAACTCCTTGCTCTCAATTGAGAGATTAGGATAAAGCTCTTTGCAAACAAATTCTGATTGGCAATGACATCATTATAGTTCACACAAGATATCACAGATCTTAAGGTCAAGTAATAATTCCTAAGGAAAGCAATTTGCCGGGTAACACAGTTTGGGGCTGCTTGCAgattattatataatttacacagGTAAAGTCTGAGGAATAGATAGAATTGAGAAACAGAGGAGGCAAAGAAAAATGGAGTCCcctagccctgaccagtgaggctcaagttggttgggcatcattcctcAAAGCAAAAGCTCAcccgtttgattcctggtcagggcacatgcctaggttgcgggttcggtcccccgttggggcatgtatgaaaagcaaccgattgatgtttctctttcatattaatgtttctgtccctctctttctccctccctcatcctctctctaaaaataaataaacaaaatctttaaaaaaataaaaaggagcccTCTAATATTTTCATTGGCCACGATGACCACTGTGTCAATACTACTGTGCACGAGGAGCTAAGCTAGCAGAGCAGAACCATCTGCTGGGAGTGAGTCTGTGAAGAGCTGTTATTTTAAACCAACAGGTATTTTCCCAGTTATAAAATGAGATTAAAGAAGATGGTTTATTTTAATGTCATAATTTTAACCTAAAGAAAAATCCTAAACCTTAATattaacaaaattcaaaaatgCCAGGTTCACAGACGAAGGCTCTTTGACTCACCTGTAATAACTTGCCTTATTAACTGTATCTTCAGAAGAATCGGATCCTAAAAAATTCATCAAATaccaaatcaataaaagaatTTGTACTGAAAGgttaaactaaaaaacaaacaaacaaaaaaacgtACTTTTTGCAAAACAGATATTAATTCAAGAAATACTTACTAAGCACCCGCTATACGGCAGGCACAACGATACAAATGCCAGGCAATACAGAGAAGTAGTTATAAGCACAGGCTCTGAAGTCAGATTTCCTAGGTTTGAAtcatggctctgccacttactagcttcACCACCTCATCTGTAAAGTTAATATAATAGTAGTAACAACCTCATGGGGTTTGTCAGGCCTCTCTCACATGTGAGTTTTACAAGTAAAGTACAACAGTGCCTGGGCTACACTGAGTGCTcttaaatattagctattataattttgattattgttgtgtcacaaaaataatcaaaataaaaaatcctaaGTCTAGGAACTTAAtgattttaagaaggaaaaagatatacaaataattGCCAGCAAATCTGGTAAGTGCTACAGTAAACATATGGTGGCACTGGGGAGCCCAAAAAAGGGCCATTCtttctaattataaatatatttcaaaggatAAGTCAATGAGAGAAAACTATCTGAACTGAGCTCAGCTCTTCTTAAAAGTCTTTCttcccctggctggtgaggcttaatggactgagtgccagcctgtgaactgaagggttgctggttcgattcccagtcagggcacatgcctgggttatgggccaggtcccccagttgggggcgtatgagaggcaaccacacactgatgtttctcaccctctttctccctcccttcccctctctctaaaaataaataagtcttaaaaaaaaaagtcattctagTCTAGACCATTTATTTTGGATCCTTCCAAATGTTTTGCCAACCAATCATATTCTTTCTTATCCGTCTTTCCAAAGtatagtaagtcctcacttaatgtcaaTTGTTTCTGCCACTTCAAGCAAACTGACATATAACAAAACCGATTTTATCCACAGAATAACTGATAGAAGCAAGAGTTACTTTCCTCTAATATCTCatcattttataatgaaatgatgTTGAAGGAAACATTTTTCAAGGATGTGCTGTGTATTTACACACACTTATAACCAGACATCTTTCTTTTGCTATCTTTATCAAGTAGGGTTCTTCAAGGTAAGAACTTCATCTTTTGCATTGTTTATAAACACACCACAAGgctaataatattattttattttcacttcccaAAGTTCCCTGCATTGTGTCAATTATCACCAAGGTTTCTGGTAAAACTGTAGCACAAAAATCCAGCAACCACTATTCCAAACTTAAGAAATCTGAGGCTCTTACCCAATTCAATGTAGACAGACTTATTCTGAGGTTGTACCTGCTGCTTTGTCCTCAGCGATCTCACAACTTCAAGGTTAGAGAGTGGGACACCAAGACTGGTTTCCTGCTTAAGCAATAAAAACCATTCAACCAATTATTGGCCAGTtctttgtcccccccccccaagagaaACTTGAGGCCATGGAAAAAACAAATAGACCATAATAAATTAGCTAAAATTTATGACACCTGGAAAAATCACTTGGCAAATTACACTTCAAAATGTATGTTACGCTCTAAtggtttgaatattttttcctccGTTGTTTTAAGTTTTTCTAAACAGAATATGTATTATCCGtggaattttttgaagtataagAAAAGCACAcgttgggccctggccaggttgcttggttggttagagcatcgtcccaacaCACCAAGGCTGTGGtttcgatcccctgtcagggcgcatacaaACAGCAGCCAGTGCATGCATagataagcggaacaacaaaccgatgtttctctctctcccaaatcaacaaattaaaaaaagaaaagcatattttGAAGCTGATACTTTATATTATAGTATAGAAAGAGAATAAGATTCATTTAGCACACATTTCCAATCACATCTGGTAACTGGGTCAGCAACTacgataatttaaaaaaaagaatggataaaAACCCAGCAAACCTAGTTCATGCAGtgtaagaatattaaaaaacccAACATTACTCCTAtgaagttttcctttttctttttgagcctTTCAACATCTACTGAAAAATGAATGCTGATACCATAAGAACTATTATTTCTGAGATCTCCATTATTCATTCACATATGAGTAACAATGAAgcaaattattcatttttttgacAATTACACCTTTTAAACTGAAGCAGTTCTCAATCAtgaaaactgattttcttttcagGCAACTtttcagaggaaataaaataaatacacttcCTCACGCCTGGAGGACTGGTAGACTAGGTGCCCAGACCGTCTCTCAGCCCCTCTAACTTGGCCATCAGAACATCTGTCCAACCACTGACTCTGCCGTCTTACCTTGTTGAGTGACTTTTTATATAATTCCACGCGCATACAGCACATTCACTAATTCACGATACTGAATAAAGAGATTTTACCAGAATAAACGAAAATGGCTTTACCAAGGTAGGGTTCTCAGGTTCACTTTGTCGAAGTCTTAGGGCACGGTTTCGGTAACCCAAACTCTGGATGATAGAAACTTCCTCCTTTAGATGCTCAGGAGAGTTATTTCCCTTTTTCGAAAAGTTATAACTATTTGCAACTGTGAATTAAAAGGGACATTTTTATAATTGGAAAACTGCATTACTTGTAATCAAAGAACCAAGAGAAATCCTGTGCATGTTCTTTGTTGCACTAAGACAACGCGTTAAAgtttacttataatttttaaaatcaactttgtTAATTCTACTGCTAGGAAACACACAGATGGTCAAAGTTATTTCTACTCCTTTTTTCCCACCCCGGTACTAACAAATTTGCCTATTAATACCATCCTTTGCTGAATCTAAGGTACCAACAACGTAAGAAGCACCATTATTTTCTATGCCACTAAGaaaacatacaattaaaaatgacacACCATTGGTGATAAACTGTCCTCAATTTTGAAGACCTTAAAATGTGAAAAGTGTGCCTCTTAGGACTGACAAAATGAAATGTGAGACCACTTTATTCCCCACTGGGGAATGATGTAACAACTAGATTGCAGGTAAAGAGCTAAAAATAACCtagaccaggggtccccaaccctaTCACAGATGAAGCTCACCTGAGTTCTGCctcgtctccacccctcccctgccccctgcacagCAGGTGAGTGCAACTCCCTTGAGACtcgcctcctgccctcccccaccccacccaatctCTGCCTCCTGTCCTGTCCAGTTCCCCACTCCACATCCCCTTCCTGGAAAAacctggtccctggtgccaaaaaggttagaGATCGCTGACCTAGACCAAAAGGTCTTATCACCTTTTCATAAAAAAGAATTGCGTAAACCGCCTCCTGAGTTTTGACAGCCACTTGAGCACTGGCCCCCCAGGCTACACAACACTTACACTGCAATCCTGTGTCCAGCTCAAAGGCATGAATGACTTTCAATAGCTCTTCAACAAGTTGACTAAATCTTGTACTTTCTTGTAGGCttctgaaattaaattaattgaGAGACATACTTAGCAAgtaattattaactttttaaggaCACTAACATAAGGAAAGACATGtaagctaattttaaaaagatgtagcaaaaaaataaaataaaaaaattaaaagatgtagCAACATTAGAAAAACTATATTCGAAGAACAGAGCTAATAGTGATATCACATAATCAAAACATCCTTGACATCagtattcatcttttttttttttttttgccattcaaGCCTATCAAAAGCCTGTAACTATCTAAACTAGTACCCTGACAACACAGCAGATATAAATCCACTGCACAGAGAACTTACTGCTCTTAACATCTGAACCCCATCCGCCCAACCTCTCACTTCTAGCTCTGGGGGATTTCTATCAAATATTGATTATAGTATTTCAAAAGCACAGAGAGATGACAATGTCCAAAGAAAGATTCTGATTTAGGAAAGCTGTAGGACAatataattcatttattcctttagaTATCTGAGTGACTACTATATGCCAAACACTGGAAAAGCAGTGTTGAGACAAAGCCAGTGACCTAATAGAACTTAAATCCTGGCCAGAGGGATGCACGATATATgaatacattgtgtgtgtgtgtgaataattGAGTAGAAATTGAGTgtgcaaggaagaaaaagaaaaggatcagGAGACATGGGGGCAGGTGGTACAGTCCCACTTTAGATAAGGCTGCAAATTCTTGCACCATTCAGAAGCATTAGAAAAAGGCAACGAATTACTAATATCTGTATAAGGTACCATAAAACTTTCAGGGAAAtaacttaagaaaataatttatcctGTCAGGGAAACACCCTTTTATACATTTTCCTACTGAGGAATGGTTTGATAGGAACACCAGCCGTGGTATTAAGGAATTTCTACTTTCCCCTGCTGCTTCCAACCTTCCATCACCACCCAATCGCACACCTTTTGGTTATATCGCTCTTACACAAAGGACACTGTGACGGCCCTTTCTTCTGGTTGAGAAGTTTCAGCATACAAAATCtaaaaattatgaagaataaaaagaacaattCGAGTTACTCTTTTTTGTAGAGAGAATATTCAAAAGGCAAATAGCCATGAAAAAATAATCTCACACCTGCCATTAAGAGCCATTTAAAGGTAATGGCAGGTGAATTACAACCAATGGCTTTAATTGTTTTTAGATGCTGGATGAACAGAAAACCAAACTACATAAGCAATGATCTATGAAAACTGAACTTACATGCATATGGCTTACTGTTTTgagcaaataaaatgtattaaagagtTAATAAGGTATATTcgaccattattattatttcatgcTGTCTAATCAGACATAAATGGTAAGTATTTCAAGTAAAATGATTATAACTCATTTAGACTCCGCACCTCGCTACAAAGCTGCAGCCATCCAGTGTGGTAGCGGCGCAGCGATGGAGCGCCGCACTGGATGGGACAGAACTGACAGCACAGAACTGAGCACATCCGTACCCTGAAGAGTTTAACAGTATTATGGAAACTCATCTAACTTTGAGTTACTTGTCCAAGTCTACCCTGGCAGGAAGCAATAAATTAAGAGTTCTACGTTGGCAAAATAAAGATGGGCTGACTTTGATGACATTGGGTACCCTGCATTGCTGTCGATAGAACTAAGATTATGGACCAATATGGTCCCTAGttacagtaaataaataacaagagAGGCCCACAGCTAAGCATCCACTCATGTTGCCGGTCCCACCAAACCTTGTCAGTTTCTATAATAAAGCTCTGTTTTCTTGATCAGACCTTGTTTGTACTTTAGTTACAACAATTAAGAATCCATCAGGCGCTCTTTACCTGGAAGATTGTGCCTACGGTCCTTGCCTGGTATTGCAATCCCATGGGTCAAGGCTCTTATCTCCCAAAGACAAGTCTTACCCCTAAACTTTAGCCTCCAGCGGCTGTATCCCTGCTACTTTTCTTCCCTTATAACCACCACTTTAAACTTCTGCTATTTCTGCAGCTAGACTCCTGAGAAACTATGTTCGATCTACTTGTTAGATCATCCATCTCTTGCCTACTTCTGGACCTCTGCCATATCAAACAATTTCTAGACTCCAAAAATTCTCTGATATTATGATCTAATGTATTTAGTCATCAAACCTCCCTCATACTAATTCACCACTTACCTGGATTTCCTTAGTTGACTCTTAAGACTTGCTTTACTTGATCTATCTGGTCTTTAGGCCCCACCCATCCCTGGTCTGGTTCCTCTTACTATCCTCCAACTAAGTGTATATGAAGGTCATCATTCCAGAAcactgcttctcaaactttaatgtgtgtAAGACTCTCCCgaggaatcttgttaaaatgcagattctcattcAGTAGGTTTAGAGTAGGGCTGAGATCATTGCAAATTCCCATGTGATATGGTTGCTGCAGGTCCCTGAGCCCTACTCTGAGTGGTCATTCCTAGAGCTGCGTTGCCCAGGACAGCAGCCGCTAGACACATGTGGCTACGGAGTACTTTTACGCGGCTAGTCTGAACTAATTAATGTATGCTGTAAGCATGAGAAAACAAAGGCTCTCGAAAActgactaaaaaaagaaaaagaaaaagaaagaaaaagaatgtcagCCCCAgttggagtggctcagtggactgagtgctggcctgcaaaccaaagggttgctggttcaattcccactcaggtaCACGCCTGGGCTGCCGaacaggtccccactggggagcgcaagaggcaaccacacactgatgtttctctccctctccttctccttcccttcccctctatctagaaataaataaataaaatcttaaaaaaaaaaaaaaagaacgtcaaacaaatatctcattaatatagTTTATACTGAATTGGTAAAATTTTGGTCACAAttgggttatatatatataaatatataactataattaatttttaaaaccttgttAGTAATGTGGCTACTATAGTATTTAAGTTACACTCATGGTTCATCTTGTATCTCTTTGGACAATGTGGCTCtagatcttccaaaaaatattacatattttagttGTTTGGAAACTGTAAGACAATGCATGGATGAcctaagtaatttttttctagacTGCTACTATTACGTTTTTTGTATATATCATGAAAGATTTCAGAACTATATATAGGCTTATCCCAGTCGATAGTGCTATTTTATCATGAGCAATTAGAATTCATcctatgaaaatataattaatgcTTAGGACATTTTCCCAGCTTTCTCACACAGAGACTGAAGTGTTATTCAGATTATAAAGGTATTAACAGAAGAGGTTTCATGAAAAAGTGGATCTGTCACATGGGTATTATACTATAATTTTAGTTCTAATATAGCACTTAAAATATGGCTGGTTCTTTTGCTTATCAAATTCTCCATATTAGGAGTTACAAGCCCTTCTCACTCTCCCCCAGTTGCCAACTTTAATTAACCCTTTCAATCTCAACAGATGTTTTCACCTCCAACTTCACTGAGATCAGACTACCTGaactccccctgccctccctcaaaATCTTTCTGTAGAATtgttctccttaaaaaaaaaaaaaaaaaaaaaaagattgattctacccatttatttttagagagaggtgaagggagggagaaagagaaggagagaaacatcaattggttggtccctggctggcaacccaagcatgtgccttgacagggaattgaactggtgacctttcggctAGAagactgacactcaatccactgagccacactagccagggcatagaattattctccttttcctttattaCTGTTTATGAATAATAACTTTGTTTCTCTTGCACCCATTTTCTACTTCCAATCCTTTCTGCGTCCTCCTGCAAATGCCAGCTCCCTTCTGAAGggctccttcctttcctcacacAACTACTTTACATGTATgcgtaatttctttttttctggacacATTCTACTTTGTTCTCTTTGTGTCTTTGCTCATATTACTTCCTCTTCCTGTAATTTCCTTCTTCCACAAGCTTGCAAAGTAATGAATGTCTGtaatttgatttttcctttaCTTACTATGTGTTCATCCCTCAAGGTGACAGGAAAGCACACAGTGTATTTCAGAAAGATTCACATCCAGAAACACTGAGAGCTCCACATTTAAAGGGTTTATCTTCAGCCATCCGTAACCTTTTAAATACTGTAACTTTccaattttgttttacaaaagtaTCAATCCATGAAGATACTGGTCCTACACTACAGAGAGTTTGAGA
This window of the Desmodus rotundus isolate HL8 chromosome 9, HLdesRot8A.1, whole genome shotgun sequence genome carries:
- the BRCA1 gene encoding breast cancer type 1 susceptibility protein isoform X1; the encoded protein is MDLCVDRVEEVQKVLSAMQKILECPICLELIKEPVSTKCDHIFCKFCMLKLLNQKKGPSQCPLCKSDITKRSLQESTRFSQLVEELLKVIHAFELDTGLQFANSYNFSKKGNNSPEHLKEEVSIIQSLGYRNRALRLRQSEPENPTLQETSLGVPLSNLEVVRSLRTKQQVQPQNKSVYIELGSDSSEDTVNKASYYSVGDHGLLEITPQEDRAEARLSSAKKAAYEFSEDITTIEHCQSSNKDLTTTEKKHAPEKLPEKYQGTSVSDLHVEPRGTSTHANSLQPENSSLLLTKDKMNVEKTEFCNKSKQPGLARSQQSIWAESEETCDDRQTPSTEKRVVLNADLLSGRRESPSSDRPRGSQDVPWIARNSSIQKVNEWFSRRDEMFTSEGSHDGRPESNMEVADAVEVLNEGGVYPGSPEEIASLSSEPHGTVICESERVHSKPVESNIEDKIFGKTYRRKASLPNLSHITETLTVGASAPEPWITQERPFTNKLKRKRTTPGLHPEDFIKKVDLTVVQKTPEKIIEGTDQIEQNGRVMDITDNGHGNETKGDCVQKEKNANPTESLGKESACRTKAEPISSSISNMELELNIHGSKAPKKTKPRKKTTTRHIYALELVVSKNPSPPTHTELQIDSCSSSEEAKKKNSEQIPVRQSKKLQLMEGKEPATGANKGNKSNDQINKRLASEAFAELNLTNIPGVFSSGSSSTKLKEVVDSNLQREDVGENLGTIQVCNSTKGLRDLIFSGGRSLQTDRSMESTNILLVPDTDCDTQESVSLLAPDTPGEAKTAPHQCGGGGAAIGNPKELICDCSDDTEGVKDLLRCEVQETSIEMEESELDTQYLQNTFKVSKRQSFALCSNPGNPEKECASVFAHSGSTRKQSPKVTLECGQKEENRGGKEFSIKHVQAPHTTAGFPVVCEKDKKPGEYAKYSPKGTSSPCQSSQFRGNETKLTIENKYSISQNPYHIPSISPFRSSVKTVSKENLSEEKLEEHSASAERAVGNENIIQSTVSTISQNKTRESTAKEGSSCSTNEVGSSGENIQAEPGRNRASELSAILRLGLMQPEVYKPSLSLSNCKDLEIKRQGEAGGVVQVVNADFSPCQTLDNLEQPLGSSPASRVGSETPDDLLNDDKVKENNSFAESAIKERSAVFSKSVPKELRRSPSPLVHTRLAQGHQRRARKLESSEEDTSSEDEELPCFQHLLFGKVPSILSATPRHNAVATESPSKKTEESQVPLKSTLNNHSDQVTSAKASQERHLSEEAGCSVSLFSSQCSVAEDFAANTDSQDSFLMFDSHSKQVSHQSENEVPSDEELVSHDEGRENDLEEDNREERSVDSNLDEAASEYESETVLSEDSSGPSSQNDILSTQQRDTMQDNLIKIKQAMDQLEAVLEQQESQTSKKSPLLIADSCASKDLLTLERHTSGKVLMSEKSSECPVSQNPENLSADKVQEYLGSSSSKSKETRVERSSSSKSQLLDDMGYVHSNSQSLQNRNCPSQKELIKGIDMEEQQPTESEAQDLMEPSYLSRQDLEGTPALESGTRLFDDPESDPYEDRAPEPAPVCSLPTSTSARTLPQFQVEESAQSPATAQTTNTAGHHVKGESVSGEKPEVVSSTKTVNKRISMVASGLTQNELMLVHKFGRKHQITVTDLITEETTHVIMKTDADFVCERTLKYFLGIAGGKWVVSYFWVTQSVKERKILDECDFEVRGDVINGRNHQGPKRARESQDRKIFRGLEICCYGPFINMPTDQLERMVRLCGAAVVKEPSAFTIGEGSHPVVVMQPDAWTEDSGSHVIGQMCKAPVVTREWVLDSVALYQCQELDAYLVPKPAQSGC